A window of the Cucurbita pepo subsp. pepo cultivar mu-cu-16 chromosome LG01, ASM280686v2, whole genome shotgun sequence genome harbors these coding sequences:
- the LOC111790251 gene encoding F-box protein At3g54460-like isoform X1 yields MDDDDFSDYKLCGFLCVVLAVPSPLSELADALRPGTRCYVSVESSDVCFTSEYGVVLTPIEANPKPLSKAGVSPQDSEQCRGTVGGEGTSTVENGDLTLKRKMSARGRRTSGKKRTNRMGLVHGSMSVVHQIHALVVHKCLKIDAQVIFVDIGVDEEARAVLLVDVHLPVELWSGWQFPRSKTVAGALFRHLSCEWQERSSLLVGKDHSQVADMVRKSVWNPAECHVHNCKLHNSPGGSSNRRLFELHEIFRSLPSILRSCKPEYTRIQPEDDYSQSGIWDISDDVLINIMKALRPLDLIRVASTCHHLRSLSASIMPCMKLKLYPHQQAAVEWMLHRERNAEVFYHPLYVPFSTEDGFSFHINTVTGEIVTLGTPAITDFRGGLFCDEPGLGKTITALSLILKTQGTLAEPPPGVQIVWCTHNGNRKCGYYEVSSNSNTSTNNLLVKEAVGCSSLKGMEDLTYHTPKRARLTTLDDRHTVTNDSCAGNEMISPSSTDYAKAVQMVRCTRSLSSVKRNLLLTYEGASSLSRHLNTGKKSTRTRTRKLAAGAKRAGVSNGFTNNYEVSETTTADKFEYKDTWVQCDACHKWRKLSETSIADASTAWFCSMNTDPFYQSCSVPEESYDKCRPITNIPGFYSKDTSGGEEKNISFFTSVLKENMALINSGTKRALTWLSNLAPEKISEMETTGLRSPILASYVVPGSDVCGFHKMFEAFGLVRKMEKGTIRWYYPHNLHNLAFDVAALKTALTEPLDSVRLYLSRATLIIVPSNLVDHWKTQIQKHIRPGQLLVYVWTDHRKPSAHCLAWDYDVIITTFSRLSAEWGPRKRSILMQVHWHRVILDEGHTLGSSLNLTNKLQMAVSLISSNRWILTGTPTPSTPNSQLSHLQPLLRFLHEEAYGQNHKSWEAGILRPFEAEMEEGRLLLLDLLRRCMISARKTDLLSIPPCIKKVKYLNFTEEHARSYNELVVTVRRNILMADWNDPSHIESLLNPKQWKSRSTTIKNIRLSCCVAGHIKVAEAGEDIQETMDILVDDGLDPMSQEYSFIKYNLLYGGNCARCGEWCRLPVIAPCRHLLCLDCVALDCEGCTFPGCGKLYVMQTPETIARPENPNPKWPVPKDLIELQPSYKQDNWDPDWQSTSSSKVAYLIQRLKALSEANDEAALFPPPSLTKSDVLLQEVDHSRNITSDHEIVRDKVLIFSQFLEHIHFIEQQLTLQVVKHFL; encoded by the exons ATGGACGATGACGACTTCTCTGACTACAAGCTCTGCGGTTTCTTGTGTGTGGTTCTTGCCGTTCCTTCGCCGTTGTCCGAACTGGCGGATGCTCTACGTCCAGGTACGCGTTGTTATGTCTCTGTTGAGAGTTCTGATGTTTGTTTTACTTCCGAATATGGCGTCGTGCTTACTCCGATTGAAGCAAACCCCAAACCGCTCTCCAAGGCCGGTGTTTCGCCTCAAGATTCTGAGCAATGTAGGGGGACGGTAGGTGGAGAGGGAACTAGTACGGTGGAGAATGGTGATTTAACTTTGAAGCGGAAGATGTCTGCGAGAGGACGTAGGACCTCGGGGAAAAAGAGGACGAATAGGATGGGGCTGGTTCATGGCAGCATGAGCGTTGTGCATCAAATTCACGCTCTGGTAGTGCACAAGTGCTTGAAGATTGACGCGCAGGTGATTTTTGTTGACATTGGCGTTGATGAGGAGGCCCGAGCTGTGTTGTTGGTTGATGTTCATCTTCCCGTTGAATTGTGGTCCGGTTGGCAGTTTCCTAGATCCAAGACGGTTGCTGGTGCGCTATTTAGGCATTTGAG TTGTGAATGGCAAGAAAGAAGCTCTCTACTTGTTGGAAAAGATCATTCTCAAGTTGCAGATATGGTTAGGAAGAGCGTGTGGAATCCCGCAGAATGTCATGTCCACAATTGCAAATTGCACAATAGTCCTGGAGGTTCTTCAAATAGAAGGCTCTTTGAACTTCATGAAATATTTAGAAGCTTACCGAGTATTCTTAGGTCATGCAAACCTGAATATACGAGAATACAACCAGAGGATGATTATTCTCAATCAGGCATATGGGACATATCAGATGACGTTCTGATTAATATAATGAAAGCTCTTCGCCCTTTGGATCTTATTAGGGTTGCTTCAACTTGCCACCATCTGAGATCCTTATCTGCATCAATCATGCCATGCATGAAACTCAAATTGTATCCTCACCAGCAGGCAGCTGTTGAATGGATGTTACACCGTGAGCGGAATGCTGAAGTTTTCTACCATCCTTTATATGTACCTTTTTCAACAGAAGATGGTTTTTCGTTCCACATAAATACCGTTACTGGTGAAATAGTCACTCTGGGGACCCCAGCTATCACTGATTTTCGTGGGGGGCTTTTCTGTGATGAACCGGGCTTAGGAAAGACAATAACTGCACTGTCCCTTATCTTAAAGACTCAGGGAACATTAGCAGAACCACCACCTGGAGTACAAATTGTTTGGTGCACACATAATGGCAACCGTAAATGTGGTTACTACGAGGTTAGCAGTAATAGTAATACTAGCACCAACAATTTATTGGTGAAGGAAGCTGTGGGCTGTAGTTCTCTGAAAGGAATGGAGGACTTAACATATCATACACCTAAAAGGGCAAGGCTGACGACTTTGGATGACAGACATACAGTAACTAATGATTCATGTGCTGGCAATGAGATGATATCTCCATCATCTACAGACTATGCAAAAGCAGTTCAAATGGTTCGATGCACTAGGAGCTTGAGTAGTGTCAAGAGAAATCTTCTTCTCACGTATGAAGGAGCATCTAGCCTTTCCAGACACCTGAATACTGGTAAAAAGTCAACAAGAACACGGACAAGGAAGTTGGCTGCTGGGGCAAAGAGAGCTGGTGTGTCTAATGGATTCACAAACAACTATGAGGTGTCTGAGACAACCACTGCAGATAAATTCGAATATAAGGACACATGGGTGCAGTGTGATGCTTGTCACAAGTGGCGGAAGCTTTCAGAAACTTCTATAGCTGATGCTAGTACAGCTTGGTTTTGTAGTATGAATACTGATCCTTTTTACCAAAGTTGCAGTGTTCCAGAAGAATCTTATGACAAGTGCCGTCCAATTACTAATATTCCAGGATTCTACAGCAAAGACACTTCTGGAGGcgaggagaaaaatatttcgttcttcaCCAGTGTGCTCAAGGAAAACATGGCACTGATAAATTCTGGAACAAAGAGAGCCTTGACTTGGTTATCTAATCTAGCTCCTGAAAAAATTTCAGAAATGGAAACAACTGGTTTAAGAAGTCCTATACTAGCATCTTATGTGGTTCCTGGTAGTGATGTCTGTGGTTTTCATAAGATGTTCGAAGCATTTGGTTTagtaagaaaaatggaaaaaggcACTATCAGATGGTATTACCCGCATAATCTTCACAACTTGGCATTTGATGTTGCTGCTCTGAAAACTGCATTGACTGAGCCACTCGATTCAGTTCGGTTATATTTATCAAGAGCAACCCTGATTATTGTTCCATCAAATCTAGTTGATCACTGGAAGactcaaattcaaaaacatatCAGACCTGGTCAGTTACTGGTTTATGTATGGACTGATCATAGAAAACCATCTGCACATTGTCTAGCATGGGATTATGATGTTATCATTACCACATTTAGTCGGTTAAGTGCAGAATGGGGGCCACGGAAGAGAAGTATATTAATGCAAGTGCATTGGCATAGGGTCATTTTAGATGAAGGGCACACCCTTGGCTCTAGTCTTAACTTAACAAACAAGTTGCAAATGGCTGTTTCTTTGATATCTTCAAATCGCTGGATATTAACAGGAACTCCAACTCCTAGCACACCTAATAGTCAGCTTTCACATCTTCAACCATTACTTAGGTTTCTTCATGAAGAAGCCTATGGTCAGAATCATAAGTCATGGGAGGCTGGTATACTTAGACCTTTTGAGGCAGAAATGGAGGAAGGAAGGTTACTTTTGTTAGACTTACTTCGTAGGTGTATGATTAGTGCAAGAAAGACGGACTTACTATCCATCCCTCCTTGCATCAAGAAGGtaaaatacctaaattttACAGAAGAGCATGCTCGAAGTTACAATGAACTTGTAGTTACAGTGCGGCGTAATATATTGATGGCTGACTGGAATGATCCTTCTCATATTGAAAGTTTATTGAATCCGAAGCAATGGAAATCTCGAAGCACAACAATCAAGAACATCAGACTATCTTGCTGCGTGGCTGGACATATTAAAGTCGCAGAAGCTGGTGAAGATATTCAGGAAACCATGGATATTCTTGTTGATGATGGTCTGGATCCTATGTCACAGGagtattcttttataaaatataatcttcTTTATGGCGGGAACTGTGCTAG GTGTGGGGAATGGTGTCGTTTACCTGTGATTGCACCCTGTAGGCATCTTCTTTGCCTTGATTGTGTTGCTTTGGATTGTGAAGGGTGTACCTTTCCTGGCTGTGGTAAATTATACGTGATGCAGACTCCTGAAACCATAGCACGGCCTGAAAATCCCAATCCAAAGTGGCCTGTTCCCAAAGACCTTATTGAGTTGCAACCATCATATAAGCAA GATAACTGGGATCCTGATTGGCAATCAACTTCTAGCAGTAAAGTTGCATATCTCATTCAGAGATTAAAAGCTTTAAGTGAAGCAAATGATGAAGCTGCTTTGTTCCCTCCCCCTTCATTGACTAAATCTGATGTACTACTGCAGGAAGTAGACCACTCAAGGAATATCACTTCAGATCATGAAATAGTCAGAGACAAAGTTcttattttctctcaatttcttgAGCATATTCA TTTCATTGAAC AACAGTTAACCTTGCAAGTAGTAAAACATTTTCTCTGA
- the LOC111790251 gene encoding F-box protein At3g54460-like isoform X3, whose amino-acid sequence MDDDDFSDYKLCGFLCVVLAVPSPLSELADALRPGTRCYVSVESSDVCFTSEYGVVLTPIEANPKPLSKAGVSPQDSEQCRGTVGGEGTSTVENGDLTLKRKMSARGRRTSGKKRTNRMGLVHGSMSVVHQIHALVVHKCLKIDAQVIFVDIGVDEEARAVLLVDVHLPVELWSGWQFPRSKTVAGALFRHLSCEWQERSSLLVGKDHSQVADMVRKSVWNPAECHVHNCKLHNSPGGSSNRRLFELHEIFRSLPSILRSCKPEYTRIQPEDDYSQSGIWDISDDVLINIMKALRPLDLIRVASTCHHLRSLSASIMPCMKLKLYPHQQAAVEWMLHRERNAEVFYHPLYVPFSTEDGFSFHINTVTGEIVTLGTPAITDFRGGLFCDEPGLGKTITALSLILKTQGTLAEPPPGVQIVWCTHNGNRKCGYYEVSSNSNTSTNNLLVKEAVGCSSLKGMEDLTYHTPKRARLTTLDDRHTVTNDSCAGNEMISPSSTDYAKAVQMVRCTRSLSSVKRNLLLTYEGASSLSRHLNTGKKSTRTRTRKLAAGAKRAGVSNGFTNNYEVSETTTADKFEYKDTWVQCDACHKWRKLSETSIADASTAWFCSMNTDPFYQSCSVPEESYDKCRPITNIPGFYSKDTSGGEEKNISFFTSVLKENMALINSGTKRALTWLSNLAPEKISEMETTGLRSPILASYVVPGSDVCGFHKMFEAFGLVRKMEKGTIRWYYPHNLHNLAFDVAALKTALTEPLDSVRLYLSRATLIIVPSNLVDHWKTQIQKHIRPGQLLVYVWTDHRKPSAHCLAWDYDVIITTFSRLSAEWGPRKRSILMQVHWHRVILDEGHTLGSSLNLTNKLQMAVSLISSNRWILTGTPTPSTPNSQLSHLQPLLRFLHEEAYGQNHKSWEAGILRPFEAEMEEGRLLLLDLLRRCMISARKTDLLSIPPCIKKVKYLNFTEEHARSYNELVVTVRRNILMADWNDPSHIESLLNPKQWKSRSTTIKNIRLSCCVAGHIKVAEAGEDIQETMDILVDDGLDPMSQEYSFIKYNLLYGGNCARCGEWCRLPVIAPCRHLLCLDCVALDCEGCTFPGCGKLYVMQTPETIARPENPNPKWPVPKDLIELQPSYKQDNWDPDWQSTSSSKVAYLIQRLKALSEANDEAALFPPPSLTKSDVLLQEVDHSRNITSDHEIVRDKVLIFSQFLEHIHLLAQLTIAGIRFAGMYSPMHASNKMKSLATFQHDASCMVLLMDGSAALGLDLSFVTYVFLMEPIWDKSMEEQVISRAHRMGATRPIHVETLVMHETIEEQMVQFLQDTDECKRLMKEEFSKPDYEGPRAHRSMHDFAGSNYLSQLKFVRTNPMMEKAVENI is encoded by the exons ATGGACGATGACGACTTCTCTGACTACAAGCTCTGCGGTTTCTTGTGTGTGGTTCTTGCCGTTCCTTCGCCGTTGTCCGAACTGGCGGATGCTCTACGTCCAGGTACGCGTTGTTATGTCTCTGTTGAGAGTTCTGATGTTTGTTTTACTTCCGAATATGGCGTCGTGCTTACTCCGATTGAAGCAAACCCCAAACCGCTCTCCAAGGCCGGTGTTTCGCCTCAAGATTCTGAGCAATGTAGGGGGACGGTAGGTGGAGAGGGAACTAGTACGGTGGAGAATGGTGATTTAACTTTGAAGCGGAAGATGTCTGCGAGAGGACGTAGGACCTCGGGGAAAAAGAGGACGAATAGGATGGGGCTGGTTCATGGCAGCATGAGCGTTGTGCATCAAATTCACGCTCTGGTAGTGCACAAGTGCTTGAAGATTGACGCGCAGGTGATTTTTGTTGACATTGGCGTTGATGAGGAGGCCCGAGCTGTGTTGTTGGTTGATGTTCATCTTCCCGTTGAATTGTGGTCCGGTTGGCAGTTTCCTAGATCCAAGACGGTTGCTGGTGCGCTATTTAGGCATTTGAG TTGTGAATGGCAAGAAAGAAGCTCTCTACTTGTTGGAAAAGATCATTCTCAAGTTGCAGATATGGTTAGGAAGAGCGTGTGGAATCCCGCAGAATGTCATGTCCACAATTGCAAATTGCACAATAGTCCTGGAGGTTCTTCAAATAGAAGGCTCTTTGAACTTCATGAAATATTTAGAAGCTTACCGAGTATTCTTAGGTCATGCAAACCTGAATATACGAGAATACAACCAGAGGATGATTATTCTCAATCAGGCATATGGGACATATCAGATGACGTTCTGATTAATATAATGAAAGCTCTTCGCCCTTTGGATCTTATTAGGGTTGCTTCAACTTGCCACCATCTGAGATCCTTATCTGCATCAATCATGCCATGCATGAAACTCAAATTGTATCCTCACCAGCAGGCAGCTGTTGAATGGATGTTACACCGTGAGCGGAATGCTGAAGTTTTCTACCATCCTTTATATGTACCTTTTTCAACAGAAGATGGTTTTTCGTTCCACATAAATACCGTTACTGGTGAAATAGTCACTCTGGGGACCCCAGCTATCACTGATTTTCGTGGGGGGCTTTTCTGTGATGAACCGGGCTTAGGAAAGACAATAACTGCACTGTCCCTTATCTTAAAGACTCAGGGAACATTAGCAGAACCACCACCTGGAGTACAAATTGTTTGGTGCACACATAATGGCAACCGTAAATGTGGTTACTACGAGGTTAGCAGTAATAGTAATACTAGCACCAACAATTTATTGGTGAAGGAAGCTGTGGGCTGTAGTTCTCTGAAAGGAATGGAGGACTTAACATATCATACACCTAAAAGGGCAAGGCTGACGACTTTGGATGACAGACATACAGTAACTAATGATTCATGTGCTGGCAATGAGATGATATCTCCATCATCTACAGACTATGCAAAAGCAGTTCAAATGGTTCGATGCACTAGGAGCTTGAGTAGTGTCAAGAGAAATCTTCTTCTCACGTATGAAGGAGCATCTAGCCTTTCCAGACACCTGAATACTGGTAAAAAGTCAACAAGAACACGGACAAGGAAGTTGGCTGCTGGGGCAAAGAGAGCTGGTGTGTCTAATGGATTCACAAACAACTATGAGGTGTCTGAGACAACCACTGCAGATAAATTCGAATATAAGGACACATGGGTGCAGTGTGATGCTTGTCACAAGTGGCGGAAGCTTTCAGAAACTTCTATAGCTGATGCTAGTACAGCTTGGTTTTGTAGTATGAATACTGATCCTTTTTACCAAAGTTGCAGTGTTCCAGAAGAATCTTATGACAAGTGCCGTCCAATTACTAATATTCCAGGATTCTACAGCAAAGACACTTCTGGAGGcgaggagaaaaatatttcgttcttcaCCAGTGTGCTCAAGGAAAACATGGCACTGATAAATTCTGGAACAAAGAGAGCCTTGACTTGGTTATCTAATCTAGCTCCTGAAAAAATTTCAGAAATGGAAACAACTGGTTTAAGAAGTCCTATACTAGCATCTTATGTGGTTCCTGGTAGTGATGTCTGTGGTTTTCATAAGATGTTCGAAGCATTTGGTTTagtaagaaaaatggaaaaaggcACTATCAGATGGTATTACCCGCATAATCTTCACAACTTGGCATTTGATGTTGCTGCTCTGAAAACTGCATTGACTGAGCCACTCGATTCAGTTCGGTTATATTTATCAAGAGCAACCCTGATTATTGTTCCATCAAATCTAGTTGATCACTGGAAGactcaaattcaaaaacatatCAGACCTGGTCAGTTACTGGTTTATGTATGGACTGATCATAGAAAACCATCTGCACATTGTCTAGCATGGGATTATGATGTTATCATTACCACATTTAGTCGGTTAAGTGCAGAATGGGGGCCACGGAAGAGAAGTATATTAATGCAAGTGCATTGGCATAGGGTCATTTTAGATGAAGGGCACACCCTTGGCTCTAGTCTTAACTTAACAAACAAGTTGCAAATGGCTGTTTCTTTGATATCTTCAAATCGCTGGATATTAACAGGAACTCCAACTCCTAGCACACCTAATAGTCAGCTTTCACATCTTCAACCATTACTTAGGTTTCTTCATGAAGAAGCCTATGGTCAGAATCATAAGTCATGGGAGGCTGGTATACTTAGACCTTTTGAGGCAGAAATGGAGGAAGGAAGGTTACTTTTGTTAGACTTACTTCGTAGGTGTATGATTAGTGCAAGAAAGACGGACTTACTATCCATCCCTCCTTGCATCAAGAAGGtaaaatacctaaattttACAGAAGAGCATGCTCGAAGTTACAATGAACTTGTAGTTACAGTGCGGCGTAATATATTGATGGCTGACTGGAATGATCCTTCTCATATTGAAAGTTTATTGAATCCGAAGCAATGGAAATCTCGAAGCACAACAATCAAGAACATCAGACTATCTTGCTGCGTGGCTGGACATATTAAAGTCGCAGAAGCTGGTGAAGATATTCAGGAAACCATGGATATTCTTGTTGATGATGGTCTGGATCCTATGTCACAGGagtattcttttataaaatataatcttcTTTATGGCGGGAACTGTGCTAG GTGTGGGGAATGGTGTCGTTTACCTGTGATTGCACCCTGTAGGCATCTTCTTTGCCTTGATTGTGTTGCTTTGGATTGTGAAGGGTGTACCTTTCCTGGCTGTGGTAAATTATACGTGATGCAGACTCCTGAAACCATAGCACGGCCTGAAAATCCCAATCCAAAGTGGCCTGTTCCCAAAGACCTTATTGAGTTGCAACCATCATATAAGCAA GATAACTGGGATCCTGATTGGCAATCAACTTCTAGCAGTAAAGTTGCATATCTCATTCAGAGATTAAAAGCTTTAAGTGAAGCAAATGATGAAGCTGCTTTGTTCCCTCCCCCTTCATTGACTAAATCTGATGTACTACTGCAGGAAGTAGACCACTCAAGGAATATCACTTCAGATCATGAAATAGTCAGAGACAAAGTTcttattttctctcaatttcttgAGCATATTCA TCTCCTTGCCCAGTTAACCATTGCCGGCATCAGATTTGCTGGGATGTATAGTCCAATGCATGCTAGCAATAAG ATGAAATCATTGGCCACGTTTCAGCATGATGCAAGCTGCATGGTGCTTTTGATGGATGGAAGTGCTGCACTGGGTCTTGATTTGAGCTTTGTAACTTACGTATTTCTAATGGAGCCAATCTGGGACAAAAG CATGGAGGAACAAGTGATTAGTCGTGCTCATCGGATGGGTGCTACTCGTCCTATTCATGTTGAAACCTTAGTAATGCATGAAACAATTGAAGAGCAAATGGTACAGTTTCTACAG GATACTGATGAGTGCAAAAGATTGATGAAGGAAGAATTTAGCAAGCCTGATTATGAAGGACCACGTGCTCATCGTTCAATGCATGATTTTGCTGGGAGCAATTATCTTTCTCAGCTCAAGTTTGTGAGGACAAATCCTATGATGGAAAAGGCTGTAGAGAATATTTAA